The Deltaproteobacteria bacterium region CCTTCGGAATCATTGTCGAAATCGATCCGCGTGGCGGGATCAAAATCGATGTCGTTGAAAACTACCGTCGGTTCACCTCGTCGGGTCGTCTTGCGCTGCGCGAAAAGGTCATATTTTTCACCCACCACACTTACTGTTCCAAATCGCGCACACGAAAATTCGCGAAGGAAGAAGATGGAACTGTTCTCTGCCTCTTTAAAATCGAGGCGGATCAAATACCTGCGAATCAGGCCCCAAGCCTCCCCTGAGTGCCAATCTGAACTCTAGACAACCTAATGAACTTGAATTTAGATGGTCCCGAATCTTCAACATTCAGGAGCGTCGTTCATGAAATTGAAATCGAACACGAAGGTACGCCTTGCACTCTCAATGTGTGCTCTTATTTTAGGCGCCGTCATGACATTAGGCGGTTGTGCCATTGCACCAAAATCGGTGGCACAGGGCGAAGTGATGTCCCCCGAGGGCGATGCCCAACGAATGTTTGAAGTGCTCGATGTCAACGGCGATGGCCTCGTTTCAAAAGCCGAGGCGAAAAGTGGGCTTCAATATTTGGTCGCCTCTTACGATCGTGGGGGAAAAACAGAGATCCTCGCGGCGAAACAAGGCGCTGATGGGAAATCGAAACCGGTCAAACGCAAGTCAAAACGAAAACCAACTTCACAAGATGCGGAAAAAGCATTTGAGGCTCTATTTGCTGAGCCAACGAAGGTGGGAAATGGCCTCACACAAGACGAGTTTAAAACTCTGGTTGTGAAAGCTTCTGACAATCCAGAGTCAGACCCCTTTGCAGCATTCTTCTAAGTATTTCTTTTTTTTAAGTGATTCAATCTTCCTTGCCACACAAGCCCCAGGTATTTAACTTGGGGCCGAAATTCAATAGGGAGACATCATGCCATTTAACATTCCAAGTGTACTCATTAGGCTCATAGCACCAGCGATAACGATTTCCGCAGCCGCAGGCATGGTAGTGACTTTTTCAGTGGCAGGAATTCGATCTGCCGGAGCAGCAGAAATTCGAAAGGTATTTGACGGAACAGCGGCCTACTGCCCACCAAAAGAAGCCCACAACCCGATCGTTCCCGAAACGGCATTGCGTGCCGAAGTTGACGGCCAGGCGTTGTTAGTCACTCTGAATGTCTGCGAAAATGGCCAATGGATGCGCGATCCGTCGCCAGCCGTTCATCGCTATACGGCTCCGGGCGGCGAAATTGTTGAATTACAATTTGAAAATTTCCGTCTCGTTGTGCAGACATCCGACTGGACGAAAACAAAGTTCATCCCGCTGCCAAACTTTTCTACTCAAGCGTCTGCGCGACTCGCACTGAGCGAGATCGAGTTCATCGAGGCACCCGCGCTCGATATCAGCCTTACGGCTGTGCGGACAACAAAGACCTCAACCGGATACACCTTCACGGAAGATGTTACCTGGGGCGCATTGCGACTGCTAAAGTAGTTAACGCGCTGATCTTCCCCGAGAAAATGCCTGAAACAAAAATAAAATTACCATCGCCCCAATGACGGCGGCGATGAACCCAACAGGCTCCCCGGTGGCATAGATCCCAAATGCGCCGCCCGCCCAATTGGCAAGCATTGCACCAGCGATCCCAAGAATCATCGTCATGAAAATCCCTCCCGGATTCGGGCCGGGCATTATAAATTTCGCTACGATACCGACCATCAGCCCAATAATTAAAACCCAAATCATAGAAAACTCCTGGTTGAAAACCGCATCCTTGGTAAAAAAAAAGCCACAAGAAATCTTGTGGCTTCCTGCGGAACGAGAACTTCTTAGTTAGTCTGGCTAGGCATCAAAATGATGTCAACTCGGCGGTTTTGCGCCCGTCCTTCTTTAGACTTGTTGGTCGCAATAGGCCTTTTAAAGCCGTGACCTTCTGAAGTTACATCATCAAAACCGTTGGCCTTAAAGTAAGAGGCGACTGTCGCCGCTCGCTTTTCCGAAAGAGTCTTGTTTTGAGTTTCACTGCCAACCGAGTCCGTGTGACCTTCAACTTTAATTTCTGCTGCGTTCATCGATTTTGCGACATTCGAAACTTTCGCTAGCACCGACAAAGAAGCCTCAGAAAGTTCATCACGGCCAGTTGCAAAGTTCATCTGCTTCAAGCGAATGACCAAATTTTTACCTTGCTGATAAGCTTCTGCTTCAGAGGTAGTAAACTGTCTACGAGCAGCTTCCATAGCAGCTTGCGTCGCTACAGTTTCATTTGCAGAGCTAAGATCCTGCTCTAGGTTTTTGTTTTTAAGGTTCATCGCTTTTTCATTGGCTGCGCTCTCGGCTTTGCTTGATGCAGAGTCGCTTTGTATGGTGGCAGTCGCTGCATTGCTTGCTACGGCCTCTGCTTGGCTAGCGGTGGCGTATGCCATGCTCGCCTCAGCATCTGCCTTGCTTAAACTCGCATCTTGCTGACTCGCCGTCGCTTCCGCTTTGTTGGCTGCAGCCTCCGCTGTTGAAGCCGACAGATCCTTGTTCAAACTTCGGATCTGGCTAGATTGCGAAACCATCTTTAACGCTGCGGTTTCTGACAACTTTCCACCGTTTTGTTCGATCGTCGTCATGACTTCGTTCAAAAGTGTTGTATCTGCTTTCGCAGTTGCTGCTGCTGAAGAATAGCCGCGCGGGTTTCTCACATTTGTCTCGATCACAGATTCCGCATTCTTCAAAGAAAGCTCTGACTTTCTAAAGGTCTGCGGAGCACGTTTTTCAGCGCCGTTTTTTACAGCACCTCGGAACATCGCTTGCGAGGCTCCAAGATGAGTCAAAACGGTGGCTTGCTTCTCAAGAACCAAGTAGCGCTCTTGAAGTTCAGACACTTTTTCGGAATCTAAACTACCGAGATTGTCAGCCCGTGAACTTACATCACGATCTAAACTTTCAAGATCATCTTTCAGTGCTGGGTGCCGAGCAGCCCCCGCCGTGAGTGCCGCCTGTCGAGCAACAAAAAGACCAGGTGTCTTATCGGCGCGTGGTGCCGCAACCGCATAAGCCGCCTCAAGCGAACCGCGGCCTTTACGGAGATCATCGATGATTTCATCTTGATTCTGTTTTGAAGCGAGGTCCGACTTCGCCTCATCTAACCACTTCACACTTGTTTTGAACTCACTCGGTGCAAGGACATCGATGTTTTTTGATGTGGCAGCGAAGAGATCAGAGCCTAGCTTTGCAATTTCATCTTGTGGATTAGCTGCACTAGGGATGTCTGCTTTTCTGATACCCGACGCGCAGGCTGTTAACATCAATCCACTTAGCAACATCAAACAAAATGCGGGAAACTTTGTACTCTTAATCACTCAATTCCTTCTTCAACTTCTATTGTGGTTAGCTGGAAACAATATGAATTCGCCAACCCTTCTTTCACAAGAGCGCCTTAAAATTTTTAAACACAAGCCTGTTCACCTTTATTATGTGGCAACAACACTTAAACGAATTGAAGTGTGACCCGAAACTGAATGGCACTAGTTCCAAAGTGGCTCTTTTTGATATAAAAATTCGATCTACGGGAAATGCTTTAGGCGCTCATTTCAAAGCTAATACGAACTTATCTTCATTTCGCAAGTTTACTCCATTCCGAGTTGATTCTATGATGTGCCAATGTGGCAGTCTAACTTCAATATATTCAAAAAATCCCAGAACAGAATTGGGCCATGCTAACCGCAACAAATTTTGACAGAATTATGGATTCGACCTACCGCAAGGAAATTCCGGGCGTGATAATGGCGGTGGCAAATGAAACTGAACAAATCATTGGGGCTCGTGGCAATCTAAGCCCTCAGTCGCAGTACTTCATCGCCAGCGCGACGAAGCTCTACGTGACTGCTCTGATTTTACAACTCATTGATTCGAAACTAATTAAACTCGAAGACCGCATTGTAAATCTTTTTCCCCACAATAGTTTTCGCAGCCTTCATGTCATAGCCGGTAATGACTTTACCCACGAGATCACTGTCGAACATTTGCTCAGCCATACATCAGGACTTCCCGACTATTTTCAAGCGAAGCACAATGCGAAAAGTTCGCTCTTGGAACAGGTGATTTCAGGTCAAGATCAGAATTGGAATTTAATCCGCGTTCTGAATGATGCAAAAGAACTTGGGGCAGTATTTTCGCCTGGGTCAGGTAGGGCACTCTATTCGGACACCAACTTTCAAATTTTGGGAGCGATAATTGAGAAAATCACTGAAACGAATCTCGCAAACGCGATTCAAAATCAGCTTTGTCAAAGAATCGGACTAACGAATACTTATCTCTATCAAGACGAGGCTGACACGAGGCCTGCTCCTTTAAATTATAAAAGTGCAGTGCTTAAAGTTCCCAAAGCTATGACATCTTTTGGCGCCGATGGAGGAATCGTCTCGACGGCCCAAGATGGAATAGATTTTTTGAAAAGTTTTTTTGCCGGCCAACTCTTTGATGAATCCCACCTTAGCTATATCACTGCGCATTGGAGAAAAATCTTTTTTCCACTTAAATATGGGGTCGGAATTTCTCTCTTTCGTCTGCCCTGGTTTTTTTCGCCATTCAAACGAGCTCCCGATCTCATAGGCCACTCAGGTTTGTCAGGGACCCTTTTATTTTACTGTCCAGCGAACAGGCTTTACCTTTCGGGAACAGTTAACCAGACTTCCCATCCTGAAGCCTCCTTTCGAATGATGGTCAAATCAGTCACTACTGATTAGCGGTTGTTAATTTCTTTTCGGCAGCCAATGCTCTGGCATCATATTATTAGCCTCACGGTGCAAAACACTGAACCGATATTGCCAGTTTGACTTCTTGATCAGGTTTCTGGATCTCAACATCATAGGACTCACGAGGCTGAGCAGAACATGGTTCAGACTGCCGCAACGCTGGCGAGTTTAAGTCCCAAACAAAGTGATATTTACCTGGCGAAAGTTTGGTGACATAAATCCCGGTCTTGCTCTTCATTTTCTGGACCTGTTGGCAAGTACGAGAGTCATACTTATTTTTACAGCCAGACAGAATCACAAAGCGGCCACCGATGGGTCCGCAAGATGGAAGGTCAGGCGGCCCTTCACGGTACATCCCACCGGAAACCGATGAACAGCTCTCTAGCTTGATTTTAACTGACAATAGTTTTTGATCTGCCTTGGTCGCAGCATTTGCTGCGTTCACTACTGCTGCCGCTAGCGCAAATCCACAAAACAAGAAAACAAACAAGACCTTGAGCTCTTTAATGATCCCTCCACTGCAGACTATAGCAGACGATCGTAATAGGCAGCATTCTTCTTGCCAGGACGAACTTCTATCGAGAAAATTTAAAGTTAGAATGCGAAAAAAAGCAAAGTGGTTTTTCATATTGCCTTTGGGCCTTATCCTCGTCGTTTACCTAAGTTTAGTTGGTTTTCTATACCTCAGCGAGAAGTCGTTTTTCACTGATTCCAATCCAGAAGATTCCGTTTATTTTCGCTCAATGAAAACACACTCTGTCACTTTGATCGACGACGGTCTTGCTAGCCTCGCAAAAAGGATTGAGCTCATCGACAAAGCCCAAAAAACTTTGGACCTTGAATATTTCATTTATGAACTAGATTTAAGTAGCCAGCTCATCACGAGAAAGCTGATTACTGCTGCGAAACGCGGCGTCAAAGTCCGACTACTTGTTGATTTTTCTGCTCCAGTTTTCAAACTAAAGCCGCACTTTGCTCGAGAGCTAAGCCTGTATGGCATCGACGTCCGATATTACAATACAACCTCATTGCTTAGGTTTATTAGCGTACAGCACAGAAGCCATCGGAAACTGCTTATCATGGATGGAACTTCCGTCATCACTGGAGGTCGCAACGTTGGCGATGACTACTTTAACCTTTCGGCACATTATAATTTCTTGGATAGCGATGTGCTCATTGAGGGAGAAATTGTCGGCGCAATTCTGAAAGGGTTTGATCGATACTGGGAATCGAATCTCAGCACAATTCCGGATATTTCAGACGAACTTAAGTCAGAAGGCGATGGAAACTTTTTTTCGAGTGAATTACCAGAGGTTACAAATGCTTTTGAGCATCTTGAAAAACAAAAAGATTCCATCGCAATATTAAACTACCAATCGTCATGTGGTGATCTGACGTACGCGACTGATTTGCCTGGAGTCGCCGTGCAGAATCGACGCGTCTTCAAAGAGCTGTCGAAATTCTTAGATTCAGCCGAGTCTGAAATAGTCGGGGAAACTCCCTACTTTGTTTTGCGACCAGACGGCCTTGACCTTTTGAGAACAACAATCGCCAAAGGAATCAAGGCGACCATTCTAACGAACAGTCTAGAGTCCACGGACGCATTTTACACCGTTTCCGCCCTTGCTCTAACGCTCGACCAGATTGCGACCGCAGGAGTTGACTTGCGGGTTTTCAATGGAAATAGGCCACAAGATGTAAACATGCTGGCAGATAAGGTAACCCTGAAGTGGGGCGTTCACGCCAAGCGCGCGGTTGTTGACGGAAAACACCTGCTCATCGGTACCTACAACGTCGACCCACGATCGGCGAATTTGAACAGCGAACTTCTGATAATCTGTCGTAACCAACCCGATCTTGCGAGTTTTGCGCGCGAAAGTATTCTTCGCAGAACCAAAGACTCAACAAAGCTCTTTGCGAGAGATAGTGCGTGGTCCGAACTCATCAAAACAGAAGACACGACCAAGCAGCTCCTGTTTTACCTTGCGCTGCCACTAGCCTATGTCTTTGATTTCCTCCTCTAAATTGCACCCAGGTGATCTTTCAGCCAGGTGGTCATCATTGCTTCATTTTTTGAACATGTTCAAAAATGCTTGACCGGTTGACGCCGCTCGCGTATTTTGAACATGTTCAAAAATGGAGTAGAGATGGGCAAATTCGAGAAATTGACTAAAAGCGAAAGAACCAAAGAAGCAATCCTTCAGCAAGCTCTCTATCTATTCCAAACTAATGGCTATGAGTCGGTGACGATGCGTGATCTTGCGAAAGCTTGTGACTCCTCACTCGGGTCATTTTACTACCACTTTAAAAATAAAGAAGAGATCGTCCTGGAGCTTTTCAAGGCATCGTTAAAC contains the following coding sequences:
- a CDS encoding GlsB/YeaQ/YmgE family stress response membrane protein, which translates into the protein MIWVLIIGLMVGIVAKFIMPGPNPGGIFMTMILGIAGAMLANWAGGAFGIYATGEPVGFIAAVIGAMVILFLFQAFSRGRSAR
- a CDS encoding OmpA family protein, whose translation is MIKSTKFPAFCLMLLSGLMLTACASGIRKADIPSAANPQDEIAKLGSDLFAATSKNIDVLAPSEFKTSVKWLDEAKSDLASKQNQDEIIDDLRKGRGSLEAAYAVAAPRADKTPGLFVARQAALTAGAARHPALKDDLESLDRDVSSRADNLGSLDSEKVSELQERYLVLEKQATVLTHLGASQAMFRGAVKNGAEKRAPQTFRKSELSLKNAESVIETNVRNPRGYSSAAATAKADTTLLNEVMTTIEQNGGKLSETAALKMVSQSSQIRSLNKDLSASTAEAAANKAEATASQQDASLSKADAEASMAYATASQAEAVASNAATATIQSDSASSKAESAANEKAMNLKNKNLEQDLSSANETVATQAAMEAARRQFTTSEAEAYQQGKNLVIRLKQMNFATGRDELSEASLSVLAKVSNVAKSMNAAEIKVEGHTDSVGSETQNKTLSEKRAATVASYFKANGFDDVTSEGHGFKRPIATNKSKEGRAQNRRVDIILMPSQTN
- a CDS encoding beta-lactamase family protein, giving the protein MLTATNFDRIMDSTYRKEIPGVIMAVANETEQIIGARGNLSPQSQYFIASATKLYVTALILQLIDSKLIKLEDRIVNLFPHNSFRSLHVIAGNDFTHEITVEHLLSHTSGLPDYFQAKHNAKSSLLEQVISGQDQNWNLIRVLNDAKELGAVFSPGSGRALYSDTNFQILGAIIEKITETNLANAIQNQLCQRIGLTNTYLYQDEADTRPAPLNYKSAVLKVPKAMTSFGADGGIVSTAQDGIDFLKSFFAGQLFDESHLSYITAHWRKIFFPLKYGVGISLFRLPWFFSPFKRAPDLIGHSGLSGTLLFYCPANRLYLSGTVNQTSHPEASFRMMVKSVTTD
- a CDS encoding phosphatidylserine/phosphatidylglycerophosphate/cardiolipin synthase family protein, whose amino-acid sequence is MRKKAKWFFILPLGLILVVYLSLVGFLYLSEKSFFTDSNPEDSVYFRSMKTHSVTLIDDGLASLAKRIELIDKAQKTLDLEYFIYELDLSSQLITRKLITAAKRGVKVRLLVDFSAPVFKLKPHFARELSLYGIDVRYYNTTSLLRFISVQHRSHRKLLIMDGTSVITGGRNVGDDYFNLSAHYNFLDSDVLIEGEIVGAILKGFDRYWESNLSTIPDISDELKSEGDGNFFSSELPEVTNAFEHLEKQKDSIAILNYQSSCGDLTYATDLPGVAVQNRRVFKELSKFLDSAESEIVGETPYFVLRPDGLDLLRTTIAKGIKATILTNSLESTDAFYTVSALALTLDQIATAGVDLRVFNGNRPQDVNMLADKVTLKWGVHAKRAVVDGKHLLIGTYNVDPRSANLNSELLIICRNQPDLASFARESILRRTKDSTKLFARDSAWSELIKTEDTTKQLLFYLALPLAYVFDFLL